The sequence CGAGTTCTGATGGAGCAGAACTTGATGTTTCAATGGATATAAACTGCAGCCAACAGACAGACACTCCTTACAGCAGCCAGGAAGTGCCTCAATATCTCAGTCCAACAAATAGTCTGGgtaaatttatttcatgttaCAGTTTTAAAGTTTTCAACTTCAAAATTGATTTAACTAGTAAAATACTATTACCTCCATACTAAAATGTATTGGGAACATTAATGTTTTGACCACATGAGGAAAAGATtgttctaatatttttttcatataaaactcAATGCAATGCTATAAACTAAAGATTTATTTTACGCATAGCCAATAATAGAAGGGGTCATGTTTATCAGTATccctattaaaaaaaagaagataggtaggattgccaatgagacaactcttcacaagagaccaactgacacagaaataaacaactataggtcactttacggctttcaacaataagccaaacccatactgcatagtctgctATTAAAGGCCTTAAAGGAcaactgtaaaacaattcaaacgagaagcTCATTAGAGCTTGTGTTTATATAGTTTGTTGAATATGATTTATATTAAAGACTGTTAGCTCAAAGATGGTCAAtagattattcattttaatgtgTACATTCTAGACTATATTTCTCAAATCCAGtgatttaattgatttaaatgttttaatattgttgtaGGCTTTCTACCATTGAGTCAGCATGAAACAAACGTCATTGATACTATCACCAAAAGAACTAGACATAAGTTACAAATGACCTCGAAAAAGTCCCCAGCATCTGATATTGTTTTTGGGCTGACTCCACAGCATAGTGCTACTCCATCTCCACAGGAAACACCATTGAAGTCTGTCAACACCTGTAGAAGGTTATTAAATCAGAACACTGTTGTGTCAGACGTGTCACCAAGTAATAGCAGCAGAAGTTCTACATCTACAAGAAATACCCCAGAGCAGACAGCAGAAACAATATTGTATACAAGGAATGTTGTTCAGACTAGATCTAGAAGAAGTTTGATATGTTCTGATCCTTTGGCGGAAGGAGTATCAGCAGATGTATCACAAAGTGCTTCTGTTCGAACTCGGTTACGCAGAAATACACCAAACACAGATCAATCTCTTGAAGGAATTTCACCCTGCCAGTCGCCTAGTAACTTTATTAGGACAAGGTCAGGCAGAAATACACCAAACACGGAACAATCTTTTGAAGAAATATCACCTGGTCAGCCGCCTAATAACATTGATAACTTTATTAGAACCAGATCAGGCAGAAATACACCAATCACAGATCAATCTCTTGACAAAATATCACCCGGTCAGCAGACTAAAAACATGAATAACTTTATTAGAACAAGATCAGGCAGAAATACACCAATCACAGATCAATCTCTTGAAGGAATATCACCCAGTCATTCAActagtaaatttataaaaacaagatCAGGCAGAAATACACCAAATACAGATCAATCACTTGAAGGAATATCACCCAGTCAGTCGCCTAGTAACTTTATTAAAACAAGGTCGGGCAGAAATACACCAAATACTGATCCATCACATGAAGGAATATCACCCGGTAGGCCAAAtagtaattttataataacaagATCAGGCAGAAATACACCAAACACAGATCaatctgaaaaaatatcagCAGATCAGTCACCAAGTAATTTAAATAGAAGATCAATCAGAGATGCACCAATCATAAATCAGTCTTCTGAAGTAATATTGCCCGGTCAACTGCAGAGTGACTTAATTAGAAGAAGATCAGGCAGAAATTCACCAATCACTAATCATTCTTCTGATGGAATATCAATGGATCAATCTCAATGTGTGATTAAATCTGTGTCAGGCAGATTAACATCTGATACAAAGCAATCTATAGAAAATTCTTCCTGCAATACGATCATCTCACCAAGGAGAACAAGAATGAGTTTgaatagaaaatcaaatgtGGTTAAACAGTTATCTGATTCAAAAGACAGTTGTAACAAAAATGGGGATACAGCAGGTTCTAAGCTAGCCATACAATCTACCAGTAATGaaaaagttattgaaaaatccataaatattcatcaaattcatataaaaccaTTAGAATCTCAATCAACTTCAGGTCAGTCCAGTTCATCAGGTACAGAGGAATTCAGTCCTGTTTACTCAGTGGTTAAATCTAATGCTGTCCGTGTGGACAGTGTATTGCCTACACAGAATGAGGCTGGTTCTAAAGAAATATCCACTAAGGTACCAGATGATCAACAGATTAGTGCTAAACAGTTCAATAGTGAGGACAATAACATTAACATAGATGGGGGAACATGTGCAAGTACAACAGATTTATGTAAGACAATATCGAAGCAATGTCACTCTACTCAAGTGAAGGTCAAATCAGAGGAAAGGTTACAGACTAATCTAGAAAATGAAGTAATGTCCATAGATAAGGAGAATTCATGTAAACCAATGAAAAAGTATGTGTATATAAAACCTGTGACTCGAAGACAAAATATGCAGATAATTGAAGCTCAGAAACTTATAACAAACAAAGACAGTGTTAAAAACACAGTTATTTTGGACaaatttgaaagttttgaaAGTAGAGCTGAGAGTGCAAGTACAAGTTCAGATGTTGGAAGCAGTACAAATtcaatattattaaatgttCCCACTAAGAGGAAAGCAGAAGATTTAGACTTTGGAAATGTCAAACGACAAAAGGTAAAATGATGGGaggtttatatatttattatttttatttgtcagttAGATTGTTAGAAAAAGTCTTCAAATTTGGTGGAGAAAAAATGAAGTGatagatattttaattgtaaaaacaaatagtatatttgtatatgaaaccAAATGAATGATGACAAGTTTTTTCGTGAAAATTTTcttatgaaaaagtaaaaaaaggagGGATGATACATTGCACCATAAGGGGAGAGGATTTCCACTTCAAACATCATTTGTATTGTTCTGGGCAAGTAATTATAGTGACATCCTATAATCTCATAAGCAAGGAAGGGAGTACAACATTTGGGCTACGACAAGATATATGACTgggatatatatatcaacagtCATCTGTGAAGTAGATATTCCAGAACAATCAACCAAATTATGATGGCATCAATAATTGTATAGGAGATTGTAAGCAGCTAAGTAGAACTGCAAACTATATCTGCTTATCACATGTGAATACATTCAAATAGAATGTAATACAAAACactgttttattttacaggtaTATGATGACAAGTATCACTGGTGTCCTGTTGTTGGAACTCTTAATCTGTTTTTATCAGAAGAAGATATGGAAGTTGAAAAGGTAAGTAAGATTAAGCTTTCAATTAGAAGACTTCACAGTGTATATGGATATCTCTAGGTAGATGTAAGGATGATATATTTACCTAGATCACTGGCATCAAAGTTAAAGATGTTAGTTTAACTGGTGGAGTTTAATTTCATTTCCCTGACAGATTTATGGTAATGTGTTGCAAAAAACAATCAAACCTCTTTAAAAACGTCACCAATGGGACAAGAGAAAGCTATCCTTGCCAAAGAGTCGACAGTTGAACTGTGTCCAAAATCTTTAGGAATCACTACAGTAGGACTAAAAGAGAGTGACACCAGGATTTTGACTTAAAAGAGGTAACCTCAAATGCAAGTTTTACTGTACAAAATACAATTGATTAAGGTTTACCTTCTAGAATCtttgtaattattttctgtatttcaGGTAGAAGAGACTCCTTTCCAGTTCTCCACAGGTCTTACTAATATTATACATTACTGTTTAGATgtaattattttctgtatttcaGGTAGAAGAGACTCCTTTCCAGTTCTCCACAGGTCTTACTAATATTATACATTACTGTTTAGATgtaattattttctgtatttcaaGTAGAAGAGACTCCTTTCCAGTTCTCCACAGGTCTTACTAATATTATACATTACTGTTTAGATgtaattattttctgtatttcaGGTAGAAGAGACTCCTTTCCAGTTCTCCACAGGTCTTACTAATATTATACATTACTGTTTAGATgtaattattttctgtatttcaGGTAGAAGAGACTCCTTTCCAATTCTCCACAGGTCTTACTAATATTATACATTACTGTTTAGATgtaattattttctgtatttcaGGTAGAAGAGACTCCTTTCCAATTCTCCACAGGTCTAACTAATATTATACATACCTGTTTAGATGAGACGTGTGGAATGCGTTTCCTGTTTGCTGGTTTGGAGGTGTTTAAGTCAAGTCTGACTGAGAAAAAATATCCCAATTCTGCCACTTTACATCTTCTAATGGACCAAATATTAATGGTATGCTATTAATATTATAAGGGATCTCCatgtcctgaaaaaaaaaacagaaataaaaaactaaagaaaatagACAGTCAACCTTATGGACTGTCTCAATCATGCTGTTAGGtgtgaattgtttaaaatttagttttctttCATGTACaccccaaaaaaatacaaagtgaAAATAAACAGGTTATACGTACTATTTCGGTTTGTCTGGTTTAATAGACAAGAGTATAATTAAAACTCATTTTATCATTGGCACATAAATGTGATATATAGTTGTTATGGAATTTTACTCCCTGTAAGTAAATGTTGGTAAAAACTATCTATTAAGGGGGATAAAAAGCTTGTCACATCATATATAGACACTTGcctatttttgaaaagtatgtTGACATAAAATCCCATCTATATATGAACATAAaggagatttggtatgattgctaatgagacaattattcaaaaaagaccaaatgatgtggatgtaagcaattatgaTCACCCTATGACTTTCAATAACGAGCAAAACCTACACCAAACTCATGACAAAATGTTTAACAAGTTAATTCAGAAAACCAACTGatttacattattaaaaaaacagcaaCCATTAACATTgcctgaattacaggctcctgatctcctttaatttatattgaaaacaagTTTTGGAAATTAATGAATACTGGAGCATTTTAAGCCAACAATACTGTTATGCAACATACACAACTCCTTTTAGTTTTAGGTTTGTAAAAAATATGCACCTGTGCAGGATAAGAGAGTACATGAATTTGAcctaaatatttgattattgcAGGGAGAGAAAACCATTGATTTAGTAGGTCAGCGGACATACTGTGCTCTTATGAAGGTTCTACAGTTACATCCACCTACCTCACAAGTTGCTATCAACATGTATAATGAATCGTTGGTGAACAGCAAAAATAATGAATACGTGGAAGGGCAAGACTggacttttataaaaaatgttataaggTATTGATTACTGTGATATTAGATATTTGCATTTTGAGTTTTTTTCTTGTAAAGACAACCCACTTTCAATGTTAATTTGGGTCAATCTGTTCCATTTAGGTTTCATAGATCTTTTTCCTTCGGGATAACCAACACCAACTGAAATAGATTTGGCTGGTTTTTAGTTTGCATGAAGTTTGACAAAATAGTACTTTGACCTgctgacaaaaaaataaagaaatttgaaCCAATTTATATGAATAATTTCACTGCATATGTATCTAAATTTGATCATTCAGaaagttttaaatttctgttttagtATGTGATTAAAGCATTCAACTGATTGTAAAAGAGTTAACTCCCTTGTTTGTTACATACCCCCTCAATAACACTTGAGAAAAGACATCCAACATTTATTGAGGTTTAATATCTTTACAGTGATACAGTCCATGGTGATGTTCGTAGAAGTAATGGTATACACCTGTTAAGGTACCTGGTAGCTGTTTTAGAGCAGAACTACTCATTTGTAATACAGAAGTATGTACTATATTGATGATTTGGTGATAAAAGTAGGAAGAAAGTGATAACCTTAATCTTGAcagaatattgtaaaaaaccttgtATTATTTATTAGCTGTAATAGAAGCCTGCAACATTGTTCTTAAGCAGGTCATGCGCTGAAAAGGgatattaaaaattacaaaatatcttttaaacaaAGAAGCTAAATCAAGAATTGCAGGATAACTGAACagcaaaatacaaaaacaattcaaacatttaGACAACTATACggttttatacatatataatttagaTCACTTGACAGGAAATGAATATGTAATTACAGGTATAAAGACAGTCCAGGAAGTGTACAGAAGTTGAGATCCTCCATGTTAGGTCAGCTCTTGTGGTCATCACTAAATCAGATATTCTTTAACAGTAGATGTAGAGATCTTTTGGTATTTGTGGAAGAAGTTATCACATCTCAAATCTCACCAGACGATAAGGTTTGTAAAAAACTTTTGGTGTTAGCAGTTTTATTAACTtgattaaaatcattacctaaatattttatcattt is a genomic window of Mytilus trossulus isolate FHL-02 chromosome 1, PNRI_Mtr1.1.1.hap1, whole genome shotgun sequence containing:
- the LOC134692409 gene encoding SMC5-SMC6 complex localization factor protein 1-like isoform X1, whose protein sequence is MACGRTRLQSSKIFLLSGIDSEERKVLSTSIHQLGGLYLNVDSYQTNVTHVVCGKLSRSEKFLGACAMGKWVLHPDFIRRSAEQGHWLQEELFEWSNYNEPSVSLDMKTAGSRWRFNLEVFQTLAFSDWNVAVVVSDPKKRYVYRRLLACGGAKVYNLNLPVKDIAKVANTLTYIFVSEKTAASLLHLVEYGILCLRPEYIGDYLVKDPTPDPMEYLVQPSSDGAELDVSMDINCSQQTDTPYSSQEVPQYLSPTNSLGFLPLSQHETNVIDTITKRTRHKLQMTSKKSPASDIVFGLTPQHSATPSPQETPLKSVNTCRRLLNQNTVVSDVSPSNSSRSSTSTRNTPEQTAETILYTRNVVQTRSRRSLICSDPLAEGVSADVSQSASVRTRLRRNTPNTDQSLEGISPCQSPSNFIRTRSGRNTPNTEQSFEEISPGQPPNNIDNFIRTRSGRNTPITDQSLDKISPGQQTKNMNNFIRTRSGRNTPITDQSLEGISPSHSTSKFIKTRSGRNTPNTDQSLEGISPSQSPSNFIKTRSGRNTPNTDPSHEGISPGRPNSNFIITRSGRNTPNTDQSEKISADQSPSNLNRRSIRDAPIINQSSEVILPGQLQSDLIRRRSGRNSPITNHSSDGISMDQSQCVIKSVSGRLTSDTKQSIENSSCNTIISPRRTRMSLNRKSNVVKQLSDSKDSCNKNGDTAGSKLAIQSTSNEKVIEKSINIHQIHIKPLESQSTSGQSSSSGTEEFSPVYSVVKSNAVRVDSVLPTQNEAGSKEISTKVPDDQQISAKQFNSEDNNINIDGGTCASTTDLCKTISKQCHSTQVKVKSEERLQTNLENEVMSIDKENSCKPMKKYVYIKPVTRRQNMQIIEAQKLITNKDSVKNTVILDKFESFESRAESASTSSDVGSSTNSILLNVPTKRKAEDLDFGNVKRQKVYDDKYHWCPVVGTLNLFLSEEDMEVEKVEETPFQFSTGLTNIIHTCLDETCGMRFLFAGLEVFKSSLTEKKYPNSATLHLLMDQILMGEKTIDLVGQRTYCALMKVLQLHPPTSQVAINMYNESLVNSKNNEYVEGQDWTFIKNVISDTVHGDVRRSNGIHLLRYLVAVLEQNYSFVIQKYKDSPGSVQKLRSSMLGQLLWSSLNQIFFNSRCRDLLVFVEEVITSQISPDDKSDLLKLLLSIFSMAMNLCYLVENNMSQQNVGTAIFGKTVSIFLHEVTKVINNSLDECLLKEVLMTLQPSWFCLGVCTYLLAEYDDYLLVEGLPKDRISLKDIVSKYFYLLPHINSQPVIRSPHKKRITTSRPSTPQSPSMSQRMSLLSTPQKVVPLSPASSTSNTPERRTNRLMKNINKKNFKGETPLHAACIKNDVLKLKQLLKIPGVDVNVQDNAGWTPMHEACNHGRVQCVEELLHFVPAKTVDHYFSTGGPRCKKADLLIGNDEGITPLHDAVLNSRKDICQLLLQHAGGVLLKQKTVIGYTPIEMSEDDDMRDLLMSYSDDHSAVTSSQESSQGQIPGNHLYDQVLGQGQKVRCCSVEDCVKYVSLVSFLITSYINATKTTTMSLYNDKENHTGSAVDEKEKLIYSDVKILRNMKKYLMKFEYHVRKICDTNTTDRLDMQLALLMCIQSNGMDVS